A region of Alkalinema sp. FACHB-956 DNA encodes the following proteins:
- a CDS encoding ABC transporter substrate-binding protein → MKQPLRSFSRRHFLLTAGVSAGAALMKGCSLNPPSPSSLSPKAQALDLGSAQMPEVPGIKLGYIAIVEAAPLIIAQEKGFFARHGMSQVQISKQASWGAARDNIEIGSAGGGIDGGQWQMPMPHLISEGLITKGNRKIPMVVLAQLCTHGNGIAIAKKHIGKGIGLDLTQGGGQYIKDLAAAGNKFKAAYTFPKVNQDFWIRYWLAAGGVDPNKDVDLLAVPASQTVANMRTETMDGFSTGDPWPYRIVRDKIGYLAVLNAQVWQDHPEEYLALRRDWIEKHPKATKALLKAVMEAQMWCDDPKNRDEMVQILAQRKYFNVPTQFLRAPYDGEYPLGDQFTKIVDPKLRTMYWKDNKASVSYPYQSHELWFLTESVRWGFQPPEILGEADRIIKSVNGEKYWKEAAMELAMVNNQITVKDIPQSPSRGIEKFFDGVEFDPSKPKAYLDSLKIKAIKA, encoded by the coding sequence ATGAAACAGCCATTGCGTTCGTTTTCACGTCGTCATTTCTTGCTTACCGCAGGGGTTTCAGCCGGTGCAGCTTTAATGAAAGGATGCTCCCTGAATCCACCTTCACCCTCTAGTTTATCGCCTAAGGCGCAGGCCCTGGACTTAGGGTCAGCGCAAATGCCGGAAGTTCCTGGCATTAAATTAGGATACATCGCGATCGTGGAAGCTGCTCCCCTGATTATCGCCCAGGAAAAAGGCTTTTTTGCGCGCCATGGCATGTCCCAGGTGCAAATTTCTAAGCAAGCATCCTGGGGGGCAGCACGGGACAATATCGAAATTGGTTCTGCTGGTGGCGGGATTGATGGGGGCCAGTGGCAGATGCCCATGCCTCACCTAATTTCTGAAGGCTTGATTACCAAAGGGAATCGCAAAATTCCCATGGTGGTTCTGGCCCAACTCTGTACCCACGGAAACGGCATCGCGATCGCGAAAAAGCACATTGGCAAAGGCATCGGACTGGATTTGACCCAAGGCGGTGGCCAGTATATTAAAGACCTCGCTGCTGCTGGCAACAAGTTCAAAGCGGCCTACACCTTCCCCAAGGTCAACCAGGATTTCTGGATTCGCTATTGGTTAGCAGCGGGTGGGGTTGATCCCAATAAGGATGTGGATCTATTGGCGGTTCCTGCCTCCCAAACCGTGGCCAACATGCGCACCGAGACGATGGATGGCTTCAGTACTGGAGATCCTTGGCCCTACCGCATCGTGCGCGACAAGATTGGTTACTTGGCCGTTCTGAATGCCCAGGTGTGGCAAGATCACCCCGAGGAATATCTGGCGCTGCGGCGGGATTGGATTGAGAAACACCCCAAAGCAACCAAGGCCCTGCTCAAAGCGGTGATGGAAGCGCAGATGTGGTGTGATGATCCCAAGAACCGGGATGAAATGGTGCAAATTCTGGCTCAGCGCAAGTATTTCAACGTACCGACCCAGTTCCTGCGGGCTCCCTATGATGGCGAGTATCCCTTAGGCGATCAATTCACCAAGATTGTTGATCCTAAGCTCCGGACGATGTACTGGAAGGATAACAAAGCCAGTGTGTCCTATCCTTACCAAAGCCATGAACTGTGGTTCCTGACCGAAAGCGTGCGTTGGGGTTTCCAACCGCCGGAAATTCTGGGTGAAGCCGATCGCATCATCAAGAGCGTCAACGGTGAGAAGTACTGGAAAGAAGCTGCGATGGAATTGGCTATGGTGAATAACCAAATTACAGTCAAGGATATTCCCCAGAGCCCATCCCGAGGAATTGAGAAGTTCTTTGACGGAGTTGAGTTTGACCCCAGCAAGCCTAAGGCTTATCTAGATAGTCTGAAGATTAAGGCAATTAAGGCTTAG
- the ntrB gene encoding nitrate ABC transporter permease: MATGTIGKSFGSGFKFDKWIKDAAPPAIAILAFLLIWEGLSASGITLLPGPSSLFTDERTRMLLFYPFYDNGGIDKGMFWQTLASLGRVGISYTIAAVVGISMGIAIGTTPVLSKALDPLFLFLRTVPPLAWVPISLAALNKNEPAALFVIFITAVWPILINTAVGVKEIPQDYNNVAKVIQISRQKYFFKILLPSALPYIFTGLRVAISLSWLAIIAAEIVMSGIVGIGFFIWEAYQNNYISEVVLALLYIGMVGLLLDKFMAWLQTLIMKGQS; this comes from the coding sequence ATGGCAACTGGAACGATCGGCAAGAGCTTTGGCTCCGGCTTTAAGTTTGATAAATGGATTAAGGATGCGGCTCCCCCCGCGATCGCGATTTTAGCCTTCTTACTGATTTGGGAAGGGTTATCTGCATCGGGGATTACCCTACTGCCGGGGCCGAGCAGCCTGTTCACCGATGAGCGGACGAGAATGCTGTTGTTCTATCCCTTCTATGATAATGGCGGCATTGACAAAGGCATGTTCTGGCAGACCCTGGCTAGTCTAGGTCGGGTGGGCATCAGCTACACGATCGCGGCAGTGGTGGGCATTTCCATGGGGATTGCCATTGGTACCACCCCAGTGTTATCCAAAGCCTTAGATCCGCTGTTCCTATTCTTGAGAACCGTTCCGCCGCTGGCTTGGGTACCGATTTCCCTCGCCGCATTGAACAAAAACGAACCCGCTGCATTGTTCGTGATTTTCATTACCGCTGTGTGGCCGATTTTGATTAACACAGCAGTGGGGGTGAAGGAGATTCCCCAGGATTACAACAACGTTGCGAAAGTGATCCAAATTTCCAGACAGAAGTACTTCTTCAAGATTTTGCTCCCTTCCGCACTGCCTTACATCTTCACGGGTTTGCGCGTTGCGATCAGCTTGTCCTGGTTGGCAATTATTGCAGCCGAAATCGTGATGTCTGGGATTGTCGGAATCGGTTTCTTCATCTGGGAAGCGTACCAAAATAACTACATCAGTGAAGTGGTGTTAGCACTGCTGTACATCGGGATGGTGGGTCTGCTGCTCGATAAATTCATGGCTTGGTTGCAAACGCTGATCATGAAGGGTCAGTCCTAA
- a CDS encoding nitrate ABC transporter ATP-binding protein (This model describes the ATP binding subunits of ATP-binding cassette (ABC) transporters for nitrate transport, or for bicarbonate transport, in bacteria and archaea.): MMTFVTVENLEKTFDLSGGGQYVALKGIELNIEKGEFISLIGHSGCGKSTLLNMVAGLDLPTEGVVMLQGEQILRPGPDRMVVFQNYSLLPWMTVRENIRLAVKNVLSHLSKAEQEEVIERHIDMVGLRHAADKPPEQLSGGMKQRVAIARALAIRPKLLLLDEPFGALDALTRGNLQEQLMKICEENKVTAIMVTHDVDEAILLSDRVVMLTNGPESNIGQILEVDIPRPRKRMEVVEHPNYYKYRSEIIYFLNQQKLIKKLRARKQTVVSRHGLEKVNLEIGFLPLVACAPIVIAKEKGFFAHHGLDEVNLVRESSWRGIQDGIAGGYMDAALMPSGMPVWMTVGGMNDKPVPVATSLTLTRNGNAIALNKRFADQGIRSLNDLKRFLRATPDTKHIFGVAHPASSHNLLLRYWLAAGGIDPDKDVEVLPLPPAQMVANLQAGTIDGYSIGEPWVTRAVVEETGYEIATDLEIWNGHPGKVLGVREDWALAYPNTHVALVKALLEACQYCADPAHHGEVREILSQAEYLSMDHEYIYLSDQQQATCSVTQDTRQLSHHIFFGGTANRPSRTENLWLLTQLARWGDVAFPRNWVEVLERVCKVSVFSVAARELGLSDMTTYSRGAIELFDGKTFTADDPISYLNSLEIKHDIYMADVLLGVPTARAA, encoded by the coding sequence ATCATGACTTTTGTTACGGTTGAGAACTTAGAGAAAACCTTCGACCTCAGTGGAGGTGGGCAATACGTTGCACTGAAGGGCATTGAGTTAAACATCGAGAAAGGGGAATTTATTTCCCTGATTGGTCACTCCGGTTGTGGTAAATCAACGCTGTTGAATATGGTGGCGGGATTGGATTTGCCAACGGAAGGGGTGGTCATGTTGCAGGGCGAACAAATTCTGCGTCCCGGCCCCGATCGCATGGTCGTGTTCCAGAACTATTCCCTCTTGCCTTGGATGACCGTGCGGGAAAACATCCGGTTGGCGGTGAAAAATGTGCTATCCCATCTCTCCAAGGCAGAGCAGGAAGAAGTCATCGAACGCCACATTGACATGGTGGGTCTGCGCCACGCCGCCGACAAGCCCCCTGAGCAATTGTCCGGCGGGATGAAGCAACGGGTTGCGATCGCGCGGGCCTTGGCCATCCGTCCCAAATTGCTGTTGTTAGATGAACCCTTTGGGGCGCTGGATGCCTTGACGCGCGGTAACCTGCAAGAGCAGTTAATGAAGATTTGCGAGGAAAATAAGGTCACCGCAATTATGGTGACCCACGACGTGGATGAGGCGATTTTGCTCAGCGATCGGGTCGTGATGCTGACCAACGGGCCGGAATCCAACATTGGCCAAATCCTGGAGGTGGATATTCCCCGGCCCCGCAAGCGCATGGAAGTGGTGGAGCATCCCAACTACTACAAGTACCGCAGCGAAATCATCTACTTCCTGAACCAACAGAAGTTGATTAAAAAGCTCCGTGCTCGCAAGCAAACGGTGGTGTCTCGCCATGGTCTCGAAAAGGTCAACTTAGAAATCGGCTTTTTGCCCCTGGTGGCCTGTGCCCCGATCGTCATTGCCAAGGAAAAAGGCTTCTTTGCCCACCATGGCTTGGATGAAGTGAACCTAGTGCGGGAATCCAGCTGGCGGGGGATTCAGGATGGCATTGCTGGAGGCTACATGGATGCAGCCTTGATGCCGTCGGGAATGCCCGTCTGGATGACCGTGGGCGGCATGAATGACAAGCCCGTTCCCGTTGCCACTTCCCTGACCCTGACCCGCAACGGCAACGCGATCGCTTTGAATAAGCGCTTTGCCGATCAGGGCATTCGCAGCCTCAATGATCTAAAACGCTTTCTGCGAGCGACTCCGGATACAAAGCATATCTTTGGGGTTGCCCACCCGGCCTCTTCCCACAACCTGCTCCTGCGCTATTGGTTAGCAGCGGGGGGCATTGATCCTGACAAGGATGTGGAGGTGCTGCCCTTACCGCCCGCGCAGATGGTCGCCAACTTGCAAGCGGGAACGATCGACGGCTATTCGATCGGAGAACCCTGGGTGACGCGGGCCGTTGTGGAAGAAACGGGTTACGAAATTGCCACGGACTTGGAAATCTGGAACGGCCACCCCGGTAAGGTGCTCGGCGTGCGGGAGGACTGGGCCTTAGCCTATCCCAATACCCACGTAGCCTTGGTCAAAGCCTTGCTGGAAGCCTGCCAATACTGCGCCGATCCGGCTCACCATGGCGAAGTGCGCGAGATTCTCTCCCAAGCGGAGTACTTATCCATGGATCACGAGTACATTTACCTGAGCGATCAACAACAGGCCACCTGTAGCGTCACCCAAGACACGCGCCAACTGTCCCACCACATTTTCTTTGGGGGCACGGCCAACCGTCCCAGCCGCACGGAAAATCTGTGGTTGCTGACCCAACTGGCCCGCTGGGGGGATGTGGCGTTTCCCCGCAACTGGGTGGAGGTGCTGGAACGGGTGTGTAAGGTCAGTGTGTTTAGTGTGGCCGCGCGGGAATTGGGTCTGTCCGACATGACGACCTACAGCCGAGGCGCGATCGAGCTCTTTGATGGCAAGACGTTTACCGCCGATGACCCGATCAGTTACCTCAATAGCCTAGAGATTAAGCATGACATTTACATGGCGGATGTCCTGTTGGGGGTACCCACGGCACGGGCTGCTTAA
- a CDS encoding nitrate ABC transporter ATP-binding protein (This model describes the ATP binding subunits of ATP-binding cassette (ABC) transporters for nitrate transport, or for bicarbonate transport, in bacteria and archaea.), translating to MTTLELNNTELVNIEGAGKTFPLSGGREYIALKGIDLKIRKGEFIALIGHSGCGKSTLLNMIAGLDLATDGVVTLDGLTITKPGPDRMVVFQNYSLLPWLTVRDNVALAVDEVLTEKTPAERKEIVEHYIGVVGLAGCIDKLPPEISGGMRQRVAIARALAVQPKLLLLDEPFGVLDALTRGNLQEQLVRICEENQISALMVTHEVDEAVLMSDRIVMLTNGPASKIGGILEVDIPRPRRRLEAVKHPSYYQLRSEIIYFLNQQKQVKKMRAKKVQVVPRHGLEKVNLELGFVPLTACAPMAIAQEKGFFAKHGLDEVNLVRESTWRGVADGITGGYIDAAQMPSGMPAWITLGGAGAQSVPVVSSLTMTRNGNAITLDRRFQDMGVKTLADFKRVIEQSPDQPHRMGVVHPSSMHNMLLRYWLASAGIDPDRDLQLKAIPPAQMVVDLKGGTIDGFCVGDPWNLRAEMEGVGFTIATDVDIWAGHPGKVLGCRADWAAAYPNTHIALAKALLDACRYCADPANAAEICQILMRREYLGTNLEYIHLGGPGDTVPGVNSVAHHVFFGEGVNRPSRTEHLWQMVQMARWGDVPFPRNWVEVVENICQVGVFGTASRELGMTEISYSRSSIQLVDGSQFNADDPIAYLNGLAIKRDVTMAEIPIGPARAVA from the coding sequence ATGACAACCCTGGAACTGAACAATACAGAATTGGTGAACATTGAGGGCGCTGGAAAAACCTTTCCGCTCTCCGGTGGTCGGGAATATATCGCCCTGAAGGGGATTGACCTAAAAATTCGCAAGGGGGAATTCATTGCGCTAATCGGGCACTCCGGTTGTGGCAAATCGACGCTGCTCAACATGATTGCCGGGTTGGACTTGGCGACCGATGGTGTAGTGACCCTCGATGGGTTGACGATTACCAAACCCGGCCCCGATCGCATGGTCGTGTTCCAAAACTACTCGCTGCTGCCTTGGCTAACGGTGCGGGACAACGTCGCCCTCGCGGTGGACGAAGTGTTGACGGAAAAGACGCCCGCCGAGCGGAAGGAAATTGTTGAACATTACATCGGCGTCGTAGGGTTGGCTGGATGTATTGACAAACTGCCGCCGGAAATTTCCGGGGGGATGCGGCAACGGGTGGCGATCGCCCGAGCCCTCGCGGTTCAGCCGAAATTGTTGCTGTTGGATGAGCCCTTTGGGGTGTTGGATGCGCTGACGCGGGGTAACTTGCAGGAGCAGTTGGTGCGGATTTGTGAAGAGAATCAAATCTCCGCGCTGATGGTGACCCACGAAGTGGACGAAGCGGTGCTGATGAGCGATCGCATCGTCATGCTCACCAACGGGCCTGCCTCAAAAATTGGCGGCATTTTGGAAGTGGACATTCCCCGTCCCCGTCGCCGTTTGGAAGCCGTCAAACATCCCAGCTACTACCAGCTCCGCAGCGAAATCATCTACTTCTTGAACCAACAGAAGCAGGTCAAGAAAATGCGGGCCAAGAAAGTCCAAGTGGTGCCCCGCCACGGGCTGGAAAAGGTCAACCTGGAACTGGGTTTTGTGCCTCTGACGGCCTGCGCCCCCATGGCGATCGCCCAGGAAAAAGGCTTTTTTGCCAAGCATGGTTTGGATGAAGTCAACCTCGTCCGCGAGTCCACTTGGCGGGGCGTTGCCGATGGGATTACCGGGGGCTACATTGATGCAGCCCAGATGCCGTCGGGAATGCCCGCCTGGATTACCCTCGGTGGCGCGGGAGCCCAGAGTGTGCCCGTGGTCAGTTCCCTCACCATGACCCGCAACGGCAACGCCATTACCCTGGATCGCCGCTTCCAAGACATGGGCGTGAAAACCCTGGCGGATTTCAAGCGGGTGATTGAACAATCACCGGATCAGCCCCACCGCATGGGCGTGGTGCACCCGTCTTCGATGCACAATATGCTGCTGCGCTATTGGTTAGCATCGGCTGGCATTGACCCCGATCGCGACCTGCAACTGAAGGCCATTCCCCCGGCGCAAATGGTGGTGGACTTGAAGGGTGGCACGATCGATGGATTCTGCGTGGGGGATCCTTGGAACCTGCGGGCGGAAATGGAAGGTGTAGGCTTTACGATCGCCACGGACGTGGACATCTGGGCCGGCCATCCCGGTAAAGTGCTAGGCTGCCGTGCCGATTGGGCTGCGGCCTATCCCAATACTCACATTGCCTTAGCCAAGGCGTTGTTGGATGCCTGCCGCTACTGTGCTGATCCGGCCAACGCGGCGGAAATTTGCCAAATTCTGATGCGGCGGGAGTATCTTGGCACCAACTTGGAATACATTCACCTGGGTGGCCCTGGGGATACGGTTCCAGGGGTGAACTCTGTGGCCCACCATGTGTTCTTTGGTGAAGGGGTGAACCGTCCCAGCCGGACAGAACACCTTTGGCAAATGGTGCAGATGGCGCGCTGGGGCGATGTGCCCTTCCCCCGCAACTGGGTGGAAGTGGTGGAAAACATCTGTCAGGTGGGCGTGTTTGGTACCGCTTCCCGTGAGTTGGGGATGACTGAGATTTCCTACAGCCGCAGTTCCATTCAGCTAGTCGATGGATCGCAATTTAACGCTGATGATCCGATCGCCTATCTCAACGGTCTAGCGATTAAGCGGGATGTGACCATGGCAGAAATCCCGATCGGCCCTGCGAGAGCCGTTGCCTAA
- a CDS encoding nitrate ABC transporter ATP-binding protein (This model describes the ATP binding subunits of ATP-binding cassette (ABC) transporters for nitrate transport, or for bicarbonate transport, in bacteria and archaea.) encodes MVSTSSNARSIGSTATTDEFLVLKDVKKSFPTPNGEYVVLDGVNLTIQQGEFICLIGHSGCGKSTLLNMVSGFSQPTAGTVKLKGQSITRPGPDRMVVFQGYALLPWLTVYENVYLAVNAVYPDKSKGEKDDIVKEHLKMVGLLEAMEKTPPQISGGMRQRVAIARALSIRPEVLVLDEPFGALDAITKEELQEELLKIWNNSRNTVLMITHDIDEALFLADKLVMMTNGPAAQIGEVLEIPFKRPRDRSRIMEMPEYYKIRNYALDFLYNRFAHDDTAE; translated from the coding sequence ATGGTTAGTACCTCCAGTAACGCTCGTTCGATCGGTTCAACGGCAACCACCGATGAGTTCCTAGTTCTCAAGGATGTCAAAAAGAGTTTCCCCACCCCCAACGGCGAGTATGTCGTGCTAGATGGCGTCAATTTGACGATTCAGCAGGGTGAATTTATCTGTCTGATTGGGCATTCCGGCTGTGGCAAATCGACGTTGCTCAATATGGTCAGCGGATTTTCCCAACCCACGGCGGGCACGGTGAAACTGAAAGGCCAATCGATCACCCGCCCCGGCCCCGATCGCATGGTGGTGTTCCAGGGCTATGCTCTGCTGCCTTGGCTGACGGTGTATGAAAACGTCTACCTGGCCGTCAATGCCGTCTATCCCGATAAATCCAAGGGTGAAAAGGACGACATCGTCAAAGAACACCTGAAAATGGTGGGTCTGCTGGAGGCGATGGAAAAAACGCCGCCGCAAATTTCCGGGGGGATGCGGCAACGGGTGGCGATCGCGCGGGCGCTGTCGATCCGGCCCGAAGTGCTGGTTTTGGATGAACCCTTTGGGGCGCTGGATGCCATTACCAAGGAGGAACTCCAGGAAGAATTGCTGAAAATCTGGAATAATAGCCGCAACACCGTGTTGATGATTACCCACGACATCGATGAAGCGCTGTTTCTCGCAGATAAGTTAGTCATGATGACCAATGGGCCAGCGGCGCAGATTGGGGAAGTGCTGGAAATTCCCTTCAAGCGTCCCCGCGATCGCAGTCGCATCATGGAAATGCCGGAGTACTACAAGATTCGCAACTACGCCCTCGATTTCTTGTACAACCGCTTTGCCCATGACGATACAGCAGAGTAA